A genomic segment from Rubrobacter tropicus encodes:
- a CDS encoding O-antigen ligase family protein yields the protein MLQARLGDDVVSLILLGAIATTAGLPALLLVGWKVTRPPFHVLSFRWLYLVWVLLLGASSVWNLSRDVRFSVEEAGADNYVRLAFLSLGVLLLLAVGARYRFAFFSDLRTGVLGLFSLFATWGLLSTLWSVSSAGTLIKASEYCAMLAVFALTVSLIASTVRDPRSQPYAVKKVFDFGWFLIFSLIASVYLGMLVWPEYAIMSGYREGILGFWIQGALPAIAANSVGHIGAVMGIVAIVRLLFWPGSKVLYGSLLAVSLVTMVLTQSRSPILALCVAVIVVLVAGRRFGLLLLSGGLMGVAFLTRYSHLIYAFMQRNQTDENLASLTGRVDYWRSSIEALGNSPLGGYGANVGGRYVLQDALGEDVSTVHSTWVEVALDTGIVGLLLFSLALAATWFWLIRLYPYVVRHKLARLLWFESLGVLTILCVRSFFAVDLVWSWHVLTFGLVLVFISVMRRQVVGTTHAGDVVAQPVPAARRRRSGVYR from the coding sequence GTGTTGCAGGCGCGCCTGGGTGATGACGTCGTATCGCTCATATTGTTGGGGGCGATCGCTACGACCGCCGGACTACCGGCGCTGTTGCTAGTCGGCTGGAAAGTTACCCGTCCGCCTTTTCACGTTCTGTCCTTTCGCTGGCTCTATCTAGTCTGGGTGCTCCTGCTCGGCGCCAGCTCCGTGTGGAACCTTTCGAGGGACGTACGCTTCTCCGTGGAAGAGGCGGGAGCCGACAACTACGTGCGGCTGGCTTTCCTGTCTCTCGGCGTTCTGTTGCTCCTGGCGGTCGGTGCCAGGTACAGGTTCGCTTTCTTCTCGGACCTGCGGACGGGCGTGCTGGGTTTGTTCTCCCTCTTCGCCACGTGGGGTTTGCTTTCTACGCTGTGGTCCGTCTCCTCTGCGGGTACGCTGATCAAGGCCTCCGAGTACTGCGCCATGCTGGCCGTCTTCGCTCTAACGGTTTCTTTGATCGCCTCGACCGTGAGGGATCCGCGCTCCCAGCCGTACGCGGTCAAGAAGGTTTTCGACTTTGGTTGGTTTCTGATCTTCTCGTTGATCGCCAGCGTATACCTGGGCATGCTTGTGTGGCCCGAGTACGCCATTATGTCAGGCTATCGAGAGGGGATACTGGGCTTTTGGATACAGGGGGCCCTGCCGGCGATCGCGGCGAACTCGGTGGGCCACATCGGCGCTGTAATGGGGATCGTCGCCATCGTGAGGTTGCTCTTTTGGCCCGGCTCCAAGGTACTCTACGGATCGTTACTGGCGGTCTCTTTGGTTACCATGGTGCTGACGCAGAGTCGCTCTCCGATACTAGCCCTCTGTGTGGCCGTGATCGTTGTCTTGGTCGCTGGCCGCCGCTTTGGCCTCTTGCTCCTCTCAGGCGGCCTGATGGGCGTGGCATTCCTCACCCGATACAGTCATTTGATATACGCGTTCATGCAGAGAAACCAGACCGATGAGAACCTGGCTTCCCTGACCGGAAGAGTCGATTACTGGCGATCGAGTATCGAGGCGCTGGGAAACAGTCCTCTGGGTGGTTACGGGGCCAACGTCGGCGGACGTTACGTACTGCAGGATGCGTTGGGTGAAGACGTCTCCACCGTGCACAGCACCTGGGTCGAGGTGGCCTTGGATACGGGGATCGTGGGGCTGCTTCTGTTCTCGCTGGCGCTGGCCGCAACGTGGTTTTGGTTGATCAGGCTCTACCCTTACGTCGTGAGGCATAAGCTTGCGCGCTTGCTCTGGTTCGAGAGCTTGGGCGTCTTGACGATCTTGTGCGTGCGTTCGTTCTTCGCTGTGGACCTCGTCTGGTCCTGGCACGTCCTCACCTTCGGTTTGGTTCTCGTTTTTATAAGCGTGATGAGGAGGCAAGTTGTCGGAACGACCCACGCGGGTGATGTTGTTGCACAACCTGTACCAGCAGCCCGGCGGCGAAGATCAGGTGTTTACAGATGA
- a CDS encoding phosphotransferase family protein, whose product MDLSLFFAPETRVFTLPGPRNPRLYLPTQRPLQRWDQSALYPASRLTARLYRLLLRLNAASGLMQARTIRSAGWPLRTFVQDAVPSLASVVILIGTPTPAQRMTAQLWDGNGRVIGYVKYAEKAAARRRMRQEWSVLQELPEKVGPKPLKYGPLGRGVALLTSPVAGRPPSPRPTPSDGWINLLESLLVSPPVPLERHPWVLCMREKSTPGFDNLLEPLASREWPVTVQHGDFVPWNLLEGREAGHRAIDWEYGTLQGFPYLDLVHYVLQVLGLLRRRAPEAAGRYVAAYLSQQGRLTLNENEARALTRLAAYDAYVKSVEDGKSPDTGLQPWRKAIWEGKPWVA is encoded by the coding sequence GTGGATCTTAGCCTCTTCTTCGCGCCGGAGACGCGCGTCTTCACATTGCCCGGACCACGCAACCCGCGTCTTTACCTGCCCACACAGCGCCCACTTCAGCGCTGGGACCAAAGCGCCCTCTACCCGGCTTCCCGTTTGACGGCAAGGTTGTATCGTCTCTTGTTGAGGCTCAATGCCGCCTCGGGATTGATGCAGGCGCGAACGATCCGCTCCGCTGGGTGGCCGTTACGGACGTTCGTTCAGGACGCCGTGCCTTCGCTGGCTTCGGTGGTGATCTTGATTGGAACGCCCACCCCCGCTCAACGCATGACGGCGCAGCTTTGGGACGGCAACGGCCGAGTGATAGGTTACGTGAAGTATGCCGAGAAGGCCGCCGCCCGCAGAAGGATGCGTCAGGAATGGTCCGTGCTACAGGAGTTGCCCGAAAAGGTTGGTCCCAAGCCGCTGAAGTACGGGCCGCTGGGTAGGGGCGTGGCCCTGCTGACGAGCCCCGTGGCAGGAAGGCCGCCTTCTCCCCGCCCGACCCCCTCAGATGGATGGATCAACCTGCTGGAGTCGCTCCTCGTGTCTCCTCCAGTGCCTCTCGAAAGACACCCCTGGGTGCTCTGCATGCGCGAAAAGAGCACACCTGGGTTCGACAATTTGCTTGAACCCTTGGCATCCAGGGAGTGGCCCGTCACGGTGCAGCATGGGGATTTTGTTCCGTGGAACCTGCTCGAAGGGCGTGAAGCGGGACATCGGGCGATAGACTGGGAATACGGCACCTTACAAGGTTTCCCTTACCTCGATCTCGTCCACTACGTTCTGCAGGTACTGGGGCTTCTGCGCCGCCGAGCTCCCGAAGCGGCCGGCCGCTACGTCGCCGCCTACCTGTCTCAACAGGGACGGCTCACCTTGAACGAAAACGAGGCTCGGGCCCTCACACGCCTTGCTGCTTACGATGCTTACGTGAAATCTGTTGAAGACGGCAAATCGCCTGACACCGGCCTTCAGCCTTGGCGTAAAGCCATCTGGGAGGGGAAGCCGTGGGTAGCCTGA
- a CDS encoding MATE family efflux transporter, with translation MADQGLFATSNFALNILLARWLPPTEYGAFGLAFAVFTFVGCLHAATLTEPMLVFSPRRYKECVSEYLGALVYGHIGFATLGSLALLVTGLVFAYWDPSSTLPSVFFALALTEPFIHLLWMMRRACYARFEPQLAAWGGAWYMVMMLVGAFMLYRYGWLSTSTALGVMAISSLVVSLWLGVRLGVKAPPLRGGVTGEALKSHWEYGRWSVGNRALYWLPTNVYYLILPVWGGLEAGAAFKALMNLLMPMLQATTALSALLLPTFVQAREQDSFGSSVRSAFGLLLIAPILYWVLLGLFHETMINLAYGGRYAAHADLLWLLGLLPIAMAANEVLSQAIRSLERPEWLFRVYVVYAVVGGTLGVWCMYLWLIAGAGIGILFSRIVLAVSMAIMLLVLHRRSRGDLFSAPTSRKASDSGS, from the coding sequence GTGGCGGATCAAGGATTGTTCGCGACCTCCAACTTCGCGCTCAACATACTCCTGGCCCGTTGGCTTCCGCCCACCGAATACGGTGCCTTCGGGTTGGCCTTTGCGGTCTTCACGTTCGTAGGGTGCCTGCACGCCGCGACGCTCACAGAACCCATGCTCGTTTTTAGTCCGAGAAGATACAAAGAGTGCGTCTCTGAGTACCTCGGCGCCCTCGTCTACGGTCACATCGGCTTCGCCACTCTCGGGAGCCTGGCTCTGTTGGTGACAGGGTTGGTCTTTGCCTATTGGGATCCCTCCAGCACTCTCCCTTCCGTCTTCTTCGCGTTGGCGCTCACCGAGCCGTTCATCCACCTTCTCTGGATGATGCGTCGGGCGTGCTACGCCCGCTTCGAGCCCCAGTTGGCGGCCTGGGGAGGGGCATGGTACATGGTGATGATGCTGGTTGGGGCGTTCATGCTGTACCGCTACGGGTGGCTGTCCACTTCGACCGCGCTCGGCGTGATGGCGATAAGCAGCCTCGTGGTGAGCCTGTGGTTGGGGGTGCGTCTCGGCGTGAAGGCGCCACCATTGAGGGGTGGGGTGACCGGCGAGGCCCTCAAGAGTCACTGGGAGTACGGTCGTTGGTCTGTCGGGAACCGGGCGTTGTACTGGCTACCCACCAACGTTTACTATCTGATTCTGCCCGTTTGGGGTGGTTTGGAGGCGGGCGCGGCCTTCAAGGCGCTCATGAACTTGTTGATGCCCATGCTGCAAGCCACCACGGCCCTATCTGCTTTGCTTTTACCGACCTTCGTGCAGGCCAGGGAACAGGATAGTTTCGGTTCCAGTGTGCGTTCCGCCTTCGGTCTCCTCTTGATCGCCCCGATTCTGTACTGGGTCTTACTGGGTCTCTTTCACGAAACCATGATCAACCTGGCATACGGGGGACGGTACGCGGCACACGCGGATCTGCTGTGGCTGTTGGGCCTCCTGCCCATCGCCATGGCCGCGAACGAAGTGCTCTCCCAGGCTATAAGGTCGCTCGAGAGGCCGGAATGGCTCTTCCGGGTCTATGTAGTCTATGCTGTGGTCGGCGGAACCCTGGGCGTGTGGTGCATGTACCTCTGGCTCATCGCCGGAGCAGGGATCGGCATACTTTTCTCCCGGATAGTCCTCGCGGTGTCCATGGCCATAATGTTGCTCGTCTTGCACCGGCGGTCCCGTGGAGATCTGTTTTCGGCGCCAACGAGTAGAAAAGCCAGTGACAGTGGATCTTAG
- a CDS encoding CpsD/CapB family tyrosine-protein kinase — protein MQQPKTESKMGKETGASAIAAENLITLAEPGGMAAEDYRTLRTSLLYTVVDNPPKVVVVTSPGPKEGKSTTCANLGVVLAQADKSTLIIDCDFRRPAMHQVFGLRNFKGVVNVLANELELQETWHEPVPFLKVATVGPLPSRPAELLGSKRFSELLEKAREQFDYVLLDAPPTAPVSDPAILATQGDGVLLVLDAQKTRKASLRKAKRTLDAVGASVLGTVMNNVKGGQKGLYSAYSY, from the coding sequence ATGCAGCAGCCCAAGACCGAGTCCAAGATGGGCAAAGAGACCGGGGCCAGTGCTATCGCTGCGGAGAACCTGATCACGCTCGCAGAGCCCGGCGGCATGGCCGCCGAGGACTACCGTACCCTGCGCACCAGCCTCCTCTACACGGTCGTGGACAACCCTCCGAAGGTTGTAGTGGTGACAAGCCCAGGCCCGAAAGAAGGCAAGAGCACCACGTGCGCCAACCTGGGAGTCGTACTGGCGCAGGCGGACAAGAGCACGCTGATAATCGACTGCGATTTTCGCAGGCCGGCGATGCACCAAGTGTTCGGGCTGCGCAATTTCAAGGGGGTCGTAAACGTTCTGGCCAACGAGCTCGAACTGCAGGAAACCTGGCACGAGCCGGTCCCGTTCCTCAAGGTCGCGACTGTGGGCCCTCTGCCGAGTAGGCCCGCGGAGTTGCTAGGTTCCAAGCGCTTCTCGGAGCTCTTGGAGAAAGCACGCGAGCAGTTCGACTACGTCCTTTTGGATGCCCCCCCCACGGCCCCCGTCTCCGACCCGGCTATCCTCGCCACCCAGGGTGACGGCGTTCTGCTGGTCCTCGACGCGCAAAAGACGCGCAAGGCCTCCCTGCGCAAGGCCAAGCGCACGCTGGACGCCGTTGGCGCCAGCGTGCTCGGAACGGTCATGAACAATGTCAAAGGCGGTCAGAAGGGCCTCTACTCCGCTTACAGTTACTAA
- a CDS encoding YveK family protein, with amino-acid sequence MLPNGTRHAAPTIGDHDAGWPADAPRGQEVLSVRDLLETLWRKAWVILLMTILVVGAAVGYGLTQTPMYQASIKVLVGQGQGLTPESNDVIGLQQLTQSMAELAYTRTVADAVIQNLDLQTTPDEFLAGMSVEQVAETQVIEVSYTDSDPERASQIANTIGDEFSGQVSEVSSSANSITAVTWEKAAVPSSPISPNLLRNGLLALVLGLMLGVGLAFLLEYLDDSWRSPEEAMQVSGVPTFAAVREFRLPKKPKKKGAS; translated from the coding sequence ATGCTGCCCAACGGCACGCGACACGCCGCCCCGACGATCGGCGACCACGACGCAGGTTGGCCGGCGGACGCTCCCCGGGGCCAGGAGGTCCTCTCCGTAAGAGACCTGCTGGAGACGCTCTGGAGGAAAGCGTGGGTCATCCTGCTAATGACCATCCTGGTCGTCGGGGCGGCGGTGGGTTACGGCCTCACGCAGACCCCGATGTACCAGGCCTCCATCAAGGTGCTTGTCGGCCAGGGGCAGGGGCTGACCCCCGAATCGAACGACGTCATAGGCCTGCAGCAACTCACCCAGTCCATGGCGGAGCTGGCCTACACGCGCACCGTGGCGGACGCGGTTATCCAGAACCTCGATCTGCAGACGACCCCCGACGAATTCCTCGCTGGCATGAGCGTGGAGCAGGTCGCCGAGACGCAGGTTATCGAGGTCTCCTACACGGACTCGGATCCCGAGAGGGCCAGCCAGATCGCCAATACCATAGGAGACGAGTTTTCGGGACAGGTCTCCGAGGTCAGCTCGAGCGCCAACTCTATCACTGCGGTGACCTGGGAAAAAGCTGCGGTGCCGTCTTCTCCCATAAGCCCGAACCTCTTACGTAACGGGCTTCTGGCCCTCGTGCTGGGTCTCATGTTGGGCGTCGGCCTGGCTTTCCTGCTCGAGTACCTGGACGACAGCTGGCGCTCACCAGAGGAGGCCATGCAGGTCTCCGGGGTCCCCACTTTCGCCGCCGTTCGGGAGTTCAGGCTCCCGAAGAAGCCCAAAAAGAAGGGGGCAAGCTAG
- a CDS encoding O-antigen ligase family protein: protein MFGIGIVEPRGSSNRLLAAFRRSTQASKNQERLYPTVALVVTVLLAAWMGDANGGYFVGNWAPCAFVVATVAFLVAAVAPFGGARLRWGVLALALFVAYTAWTLASVLWSPNKGDAWLGAGQTYLYLLVFLTTVALVALGASRRWVLAASVLGPAAVAALTLLALPSRTDASFFNDRLVGTVGYYNGEAAFLLVSLWVAVYLGGSRRVNPVLRGAVLAGAVLGLNLAVLTQSRGAMVALAASLPVYFLLSGQRLRGLLALAPVAGVLYLAFPGLNAVYVVSSNGGSTPAALDAALPAVWLGAAGVGLYGLIWGLIDVRWRPPAAAKRVVGGLVLAGCLVALTVGATVFVERFGEPVSVAEQKWEAFRTNDTAGEDQSRYLSISGTGRYTLWQVAWEDFSGRPVLGVGTQNWEATYYQERERASGFARQPHSLPLEVLAERGIVGGVLFFGFLGVCVVAGLWQRFKNFHSEGKAQVGALTAAVAYWFVHSGAEWFWQIPAVTLPAIVYLAMLVAPWKLELAPHPLRWPLRAGGVGIAALAVLVVAPLYAADVQLSRSYAAGSLETKLAAVQRAQEYDPLDSRLPQREAELASRMGAAEGAEDAYGRAIDLNPRHYAPYVLAARFYEKRGREDKAREYYQEAAARNPFDDDLKRHVGRRVDGGSVGGESVVDN, encoded by the coding sequence ATGTTCGGGATCGGTATCGTGGAACCCAGGGGCTCTTCAAACCGCCTCCTCGCGGCGTTCAGGAGGAGCACGCAGGCGTCCAAGAACCAGGAGAGGCTGTACCCTACCGTAGCCCTCGTCGTGACCGTGCTGCTCGCCGCGTGGATGGGCGACGCGAACGGTGGTTACTTTGTGGGGAACTGGGCGCCCTGCGCGTTTGTCGTGGCGACGGTGGCGTTCCTCGTGGCGGCGGTGGCGCCCTTCGGCGGCGCCAGGCTCCGGTGGGGCGTCCTCGCGCTCGCGCTCTTTGTCGCCTACACGGCCTGGACGCTGGCCTCCGTGCTGTGGTCGCCCAACAAGGGCGACGCCTGGCTCGGCGCGGGACAGACGTACCTCTACTTGCTCGTCTTCCTGACGACGGTGGCGCTCGTCGCCCTTGGGGCGTCCCGGCGGTGGGTCCTCGCCGCCTCCGTGCTCGGACCGGCCGCCGTCGCCGCCCTCACCCTGCTGGCGCTTCCGTCCCGGACCGACGCCTCCTTCTTCAACGATCGGCTGGTCGGCACCGTGGGCTACTACAATGGCGAGGCCGCCTTCCTGCTGGTTTCGTTGTGGGTCGCCGTCTACCTCGGCGGCTCCCGGCGGGTAAATCCGGTGCTGCGCGGCGCGGTCCTCGCCGGCGCGGTCCTTGGCCTGAACCTGGCCGTCCTCACCCAGTCGCGCGGGGCGATGGTGGCACTCGCCGCCTCATTGCCGGTCTACTTTTTGCTCTCCGGGCAGCGCCTGCGCGGGCTGCTCGCCCTCGCCCCGGTGGCGGGCGTGCTCTACCTCGCATTCCCGGGCCTGAACGCGGTGTACGTGGTGTCTTCGAACGGAGGGAGCACCCCGGCGGCGCTCGACGCGGCGCTCCCGGCCGTCTGGTTGGGCGCCGCGGGCGTGGGGCTCTACGGCCTCATCTGGGGCCTCATCGACGTGCGGTGGAGGCCCCCGGCTGCGGCCAAGCGGGTCGTCGGCGGGCTCGTGCTGGCCGGGTGCCTCGTGGCGCTCACGGTCGGGGCTACCGTCTTTGTCGAACGCTTTGGGGAGCCCGTGAGCGTGGCAGAGCAAAAGTGGGAGGCGTTCAGGACCAACGACACCGCTGGCGAGGACCAGAGCCGCTATCTGAGCATCTCCGGCACAGGACGCTACACCCTGTGGCAGGTGGCGTGGGAAGACTTCTCCGGGCGTCCCGTCCTCGGCGTCGGCACGCAGAATTGGGAGGCCACTTACTATCAGGAGCGGGAGCGGGCGAGCGGTTTCGCGCGCCAGCCGCACTCCCTGCCATTGGAGGTGCTGGCCGAGCGCGGTATCGTAGGCGGCGTCCTCTTCTTCGGCTTTCTGGGCGTATGCGTGGTCGCCGGCCTGTGGCAGCGGTTCAAGAACTTCCACTCGGAGGGCAAGGCGCAGGTCGGGGCCCTGACGGCCGCGGTGGCCTACTGGTTCGTCCACTCGGGCGCCGAGTGGTTCTGGCAGATTCCCGCCGTGACCCTGCCTGCCATCGTCTACCTGGCAATGTTGGTGGCGCCCTGGAAGTTGGAACTCGCGCCGCACCCGCTCCGGTGGCCGCTGCGCGCGGGCGGGGTCGGCATCGCGGCCCTGGCGGTGCTCGTCGTCGCGCCGCTGTACGCGGCGGACGTTCAGCTCTCCCGCAGTTACGCGGCCGGAAGCCTCGAGACAAAACTCGCGGCCGTGCAGCGCGCACAGGAATACGACCCGCTGGATTCCCGACTGCCCCAGAGAGAGGCGGAGCTGGCCTCCCGCATGGGTGCCGCCGAGGGGGCGGAGGACGCCTACGGGCGGGCGATAGACCTCAACCCCCGTCACTACGCGCCGTACGTCCTGGCCGCCAGGTTCTACGAGAAGCGGGGGCGAGAAGACAAAGCACGCGAGTACTACCAAGAAGCGGCCGCACGCAACCCGTTCGACGACGACCTCAAAAGACACGTGGGGCGTCGAGTCGACGGAGGGTCCGTGGGCGGAGAGTCGGTGGTCGACAACTAG
- a CDS encoding ABC transporter ATP-binding protein → MISKVPARLLERWRENAPRAYVTTLLEMMSWRVALALALMLFRSASQAAQLLLLIPLMQLVGLDVQKGPLGWLSGAIRSAFGMVGLQTTPAAVLGAFVLLTTAVALVSRWQSTSNFWLQQEFVARLRRRLYSSIADADWLTFSRSRSSDFTHALTTELDRVGAATAYLLQLLTGLVLVPVYVVLAVKISVSMTGLVFLCGAALLLLLRKKTRASRRIGEEMSQATSDLYSAAIEHLGAMKTVKSYGAEVRSASIFSALTERTMGTYLAGNRNYADAAFWFSVGSASILSAILLVSLELLELPAASLLFLLVLFNRMIPLFGGIQGSLQSFMGAVPAFARTADMRRRLRAAAEARPDAPAAVELRDALKLEGVCFGYEDGRRTLRDLDLTVEAGSTAALVGPSGAGKSTVADLVSGLLAPTEGAVLVDGRPLVGGARGSWRDRIGYVAQETFLFNDTVRSNLLWARPDANEEELVGALDQAAARKFVAGLPDGLETRLGDRGVRLSGGERQRLALARALLRRPSLLILDEATSALDSENERRVLDAVEGLRGRLTILLITHRLSAARFADVVHVLENGELVESGEPDALLAGDGGRFAAFCEAQGIRAPGSLDALRRPPV, encoded by the coding sequence GTGATCTCGAAGGTGCCGGCCAGGCTGCTCGAGCGCTGGAGGGAGAACGCCCCCCGCGCCTACGTGACGACCCTACTCGAGATGATGTCCTGGAGGGTGGCGCTGGCGCTGGCGCTGATGCTCTTCAGGAGCGCCAGCCAGGCGGCGCAACTGTTGTTGCTCATCCCGCTCATGCAGCTCGTCGGGCTGGACGTGCAGAAGGGGCCCTTGGGCTGGCTCTCCGGCGCGATCCGGTCCGCTTTCGGCATGGTCGGTCTGCAGACCACTCCCGCGGCCGTGCTTGGCGCCTTCGTCCTCCTTACGACGGCCGTGGCGCTCGTGAGCAGGTGGCAGTCCACCTCCAACTTCTGGCTCCAGCAAGAGTTCGTGGCCCGTCTGCGACGTCGTCTGTACAGCTCCATAGCAGACGCCGACTGGCTCACCTTCTCGCGCAGTCGTTCCTCGGACTTTACCCACGCGCTCACCACCGAGCTAGACCGGGTCGGCGCGGCCACCGCCTACCTCCTGCAGCTACTGACCGGCCTCGTGCTGGTGCCCGTGTACGTCGTGCTGGCCGTGAAGATCTCGGTTTCGATGACCGGCCTGGTCTTTCTCTGCGGCGCCGCCCTCTTGCTCTTGCTCCGCAAAAAGACCCGGGCCTCACGCCGGATCGGGGAGGAGATGTCCCAGGCCACGAGCGACCTGTACTCCGCCGCGATAGAGCACCTCGGCGCCATGAAGACGGTCAAGAGCTACGGCGCGGAGGTGCGCAGCGCCAGCATTTTCTCGGCGCTCACGGAGAGAACTATGGGAACCTACCTGGCCGGCAACCGCAACTATGCCGACGCGGCCTTCTGGTTCAGCGTGGGTTCCGCGTCCATCCTGAGCGCCATCCTGCTGGTCTCGCTGGAGCTGCTCGAGCTACCGGCCGCGAGCCTCCTGTTCCTGCTCGTCCTCTTCAACCGGATGATCCCGCTCTTCGGCGGCATCCAGGGGAGCCTGCAGTCTTTTATGGGCGCGGTTCCGGCCTTCGCCAGAACGGCCGACATGCGCCGGCGCCTACGGGCCGCCGCCGAAGCCCGCCCGGACGCCCCGGCTGCGGTGGAGCTTCGGGACGCCCTGAAGCTCGAAGGTGTCTGCTTCGGCTACGAAGACGGGCGTAGGACGCTGCGGGACCTCGACCTTACCGTGGAGGCCGGGAGCACGGCCGCCCTCGTGGGCCCCTCCGGCGCCGGCAAGAGCACGGTGGCCGACCTCGTATCTGGCCTCCTGGCGCCGACGGAAGGGGCGGTGCTGGTGGACGGTAGACCGCTCGTGGGTGGAGCGCGGGGCTCCTGGCGCGACCGCATCGGCTACGTAGCCCAGGAGACCTTCTTGTTCAACGACACCGTGCGCTCCAACCTCCTGTGGGCCCGTCCGGACGCCAACGAAGAGGAGCTCGTCGGGGCGCTCGATCAGGCTGCCGCCCGGAAGTTCGTTGCGGGTCTGCCGGACGGCCTGGAGACGAGGCTTGGGGACCGGGGGGTACGGCTCTCTGGCGGCGAGCGCCAGCGCCTGGCCCTCGCCCGCGCCCTGCTGCGCCGTCCCTCTTTGCTGATCCTCGACGAGGCGACCAGCGCCCTCGACTCCGAGAACGAGCGGCGTGTACTGGACGCCGTGGAGGGGCTCCGCGGTCGGCTGACGATACTCCTTATAACCCACCGCCTCTCGGCGGCGAGGTTCGCGGACGTCGTCCACGTGCTGGAGAATGGCGAGCTGGTCGAGTCCGGCGAGCCCGACGCGCTCCTCGCCGGAGACGGTGGACGCTTCGCCGCCTTTTGCGAGGCGCAAGGTATTCGCGCACCCGGTTCCCTCGACGCCCTGCGACGCCCGCCGGTCTGA
- a CDS encoding nucleotidyltransferase domain-containing protein, whose amino-acid sequence MELLLLCAGVRATAGATGRIETLLGGDLNWDRLLRAAYGHGVAPLLHSRLGGFSQAMPPEVLERLRAHFGVARARNLYLAGELLKLLGVLEGHGITALPYKGPVLAVSAYGDLSLREFGDLDVLVRRRDALGAKRALAALGYRPWSTLDPAQEAALLRYEREYPLTRENGTVVELHWTVAPAAVSFMLDCEEMWGRAVRAPFGGPGVRTLSPEDTLLVLCVHGTAHLWERLCWIRDVAGLLECPTGLDHELLLARARASNAKRALLLGLSLASDLLGAELPGNIRRAADADGKVRVLAARAHDRLHESLLASAVREGGTEGSERRAFQSSALDRHRDRLRYRIRRITAPGPADWEAVPLPEKLVPLYPLIRPIRLAARQGLRLMERRA is encoded by the coding sequence TTGGAACTTCTGCTCCTGTGCGCGGGGGTTCGCGCGACCGCAGGGGCGACCGGACGCATCGAGACCCTGCTCGGCGGGGATCTCAACTGGGACCGGCTGCTTCGCGCGGCCTACGGACACGGGGTGGCGCCGCTCCTGCACTCGCGTCTCGGCGGCTTCTCGCAGGCCATGCCTCCCGAAGTGCTGGAACGGCTGCGCGCCCACTTTGGCGTGGCCCGCGCGCGTAACCTCTACCTCGCTGGGGAGCTGCTCAAGCTGCTGGGCGTCCTGGAGGGACACGGTATTACCGCCCTGCCGTACAAGGGGCCGGTTCTCGCGGTGTCGGCGTACGGCGACCTGTCGTTGAGGGAGTTCGGGGATCTGGACGTCCTTGTCCGCAGGCGGGACGCCCTCGGGGCTAAGAGGGCGTTGGCGGCGCTCGGATACCGCCCGTGGTCGACGCTCGACCCGGCGCAAGAAGCAGCCCTCCTGCGCTACGAGCGCGAATACCCCCTTACGAGGGAGAACGGCACCGTGGTGGAGCTGCATTGGACCGTCGCCCCAGCCGCCGTCTCGTTCATGCTCGATTGCGAAGAAATGTGGGGACGCGCCGTCCGGGCGCCCTTCGGCGGGCCGGGCGTGCGCACCCTATCCCCGGAGGACACGCTCCTGGTGCTGTGCGTCCACGGGACGGCCCACCTGTGGGAGCGTCTGTGCTGGATCCGGGACGTCGCCGGCCTTCTCGAGTGCCCCACCGGACTCGACCACGAGCTCCTCCTGGCGCGAGCCCGTGCCTCGAACGCGAAGAGGGCGCTCCTCCTCGGCCTCTCTCTCGCCTCGGACCTCCTGGGCGCGGAGCTTCCCGGAAACATCCGGCGCGCAGCGGATGCCGACGGGAAAGTGAGAGTGCTGGCCGCGAGGGCGCACGATCGCCTGCACGAAAGCCTCCTCGCGTCCGCGGTGCGAGAGGGCGGCACCGAGGGTTCCGAACGTCGGGCGTTTCAGTCTTCGGCCCTGGATCGTCACCGGGACAGGCTGCGTTACCGTATCCGCAGGATCACGGCGCCGGGCCCCGCGGACTGGGAAGCCGTGCCGCTCCCCGAAAAGCTGGTGCCCCTGTACCCCCTGATCCGTCCGATTCGCCTGGCGGCCCGGCAGGGGCTCCGGTTGATGGAGCGCCGGGCGTGA